TCCGGTTTTCCAGCCATCGTGGTCTCCTTTGTGATGGCGATTATACCACGCCGCGCCCGCGCGCGTCACTTGTCACGCGTGCGCTCTTGCGGTAAAATGTTGGCGATGGCAAGTTGGTTATCCTTCAACGATTTGCTCGCGGTGCAACGGCTGCAAGCGCGCGGCGTCCAGTTGGATTTGGAACGCGCCGTGCTGTGGCCCCACAGTGCGACCCAAGCCGCGCTCGCCGCGCATGTACCGTTCAGTTCCGTCGCCGCCGAGACGATTGTGCAGTACGCGTCGGCGAGTCGGCGCGCGCGCCCTCTCGGTTTTTTGCAGTTGCGCGCGCGCGGCGGTCGCCCCGAAGCGGATGTCGTTTTCATATCGCCCGCGCTCGATAGCGGCGGCGATATCGTTTCGATTTGGTATCGTTTGCTCGCGGAATGCGCGAAGGAAATCGGCGGTCGCGGCGGACAGCGTTTATTCGCGCAGGTCACGAGCGGCAATGGCGTCGAAGAAGTGTTTCGCCAAGCCGGGTTTATCGCGTACGCGCATGATGACGTGTTTCGGCTCGACGCGCTGCCGGCGAATCTGCCCAAGACCGCGCCCTTGCGTCATCAACGCGTGCGCGATGGCTGGGATCTGTTGCGTCTCTATGCCGAGTTTGCGCCGCGCTCGGTGCAAATCGCGGAAGGGATGCTTTCACCCCAGGGGCAAGGCGGCAAACTGGGTGACTGGTGGGATCAGTCCGGCGGGGCGGGTTATATTCTGCCGGTGGATGGCGACATTGCCGGGGCGGTGCGCGTGCGGCGCAGTTCGGCGGCGTACTGGTTGCGCTTTTGGTTGCATCCGCAAGCGGAAGAGTACGGCGAAACGTTGATCCTCGGCGCGTTCGCCTTGTTGCGCGCCGCGCCGCCGCGCCCGATCTATTGCAACGTGCGCGAGTACGAAAGCGGTTTGCGCGGCGCGCTCGATCTCCTGGGCTTTCGCAATTTGCAAACGCGCAGTTTGCTCATCAAGCACACGACCGCGCGCGTCAAAGAACCGCGCCTCACCTTGATGCCCGCGCTCGAAAAGCGACCGGAGCCGGCGCACAGCGCGACGCAACACAACAGCCCGGTGTAGACAAACAGGCAGACAAGCGAATCCTTTTCACTTGTCTGCCTGTTGGTTAATGCCGCGCCTACGCGTTAGAAACTGCCGACCGCATCCACCGGGTTGTCGAACGATTGGAACACGTCGAGCAAGCCGGCAAGTTCGAATGCCTTTTTCACTTTGGTGGTGAGACCAGCGAGGCGCAGATCGCCGCGATTGAAACGGCGCACTTGTTTGAGCGCGGCGAGCAACGCGCGCAGACCGGCGCTACTCATAAAATCGGTCTCGGACAAATCTACGACGATGCGAAACCGACCGTCTTTGATAACGCGATTCAACGCCTGGTCGAGTTGGGGCGCGGTGCTCGAATCAATGCGACCGCTCACTTCGATAAGGTCCACGCGTTTGTACTGTTTGTTACTGATCTTGGTCGCCATAATTCCTCCTTGAAAATCGTTACGATGGCAGGATTATAACACACACACGTCAGCGCGACAAGGGGTGCGCGGTATTTTTTTCTCAAGTCAGGTATTGCCAACGCCTTCATCGCGTAGTATAATTATGTCATCACTTATTCAGTTTTCGGCATTCAGAAATAAACAAAGGAGGTGGTGCCTAGCAGTTACGTTTGAATTCTGCACGAGTCCGACGGTTCACTCTATTGGAAAGACTGTCGCAGTGGTGCGACAGATTATTCGAATTTTGGAGGTCAATGATGGACATCCGTCTCGTCGTTCTCTTGCTCATTTTGATCCCGCTGATCGTAACGGGCGCTATCGCCGCATCGGGCATGGCGATGAACACGTTGCTGATCGTCGTCCTGGGCGGTGTGATGATCTATCTCACCTACAATTTCTATTCTCGCCGAATTGATCGTGAGATCATCCAAGCCGACCCCAAAAAAGCGACGCCGGCAAAACTGTACATGGATGGTGTGGACTTTATGCCCACCAGCCGGAATGTGTTGTACGGTTATCACTTCAAGTCCATTGCCGCGGCAGGTCCTATCACGGGACCCATCGTTGCCGCGACATTCTGGGGCTGGCTCCCCTCTCTGCTTTGGCTCGTCCTCGGTGTGACATTCATCGGTTGGGCGGCGGATTATTCCGCCATCATGCTCTCAGTGCGCAATGATGGCAACTCGCTTAGCGCGATCACGTACCGCCTGATTGCTCCACGCACGCGCACAATTCTGTTTGTGTTCATCTTCTTCTACTTGCTCCTGGTCGCCGGCGCGTTCATGGGCGTGATGACCGCGTTGATGGCGGCGCGCCCGGATGTTCCACTCGGCTTGTTTACACTCGCCGTGATGGGGTTGCTGGCTGGTCAAATGCTCTATCGCTGGAAGATGGACTTGATCATGGTGACCGTGATTACGGTCACGCTCACCATCGCCGCGATGGCGCTGGGTCCGCTCGTCACAGGTAAAGATGCGGCAGGCAAGGATGTTCAACCCGTCGTCCAAGCCGTGACTGGTTTGAACGCCGCGATTGATGGTCTCACTAACAAACAGCCGCTCTTCGTCGTCGTTGATCCGACGCGCGCCGATCCGCGCACGCCGGCAATCGGCGCGGATGGCAAACGTCCCGAGACCGTGGCGTACGATGCCAAGAACGATGCGATCCGGACTTTGCCGAACTATCTCTTCTGGGCGATCTTCCTGCTCGCGTTCAGTTACCTGGGCACGAACTTGCCGATCTGGCGATTCGCACAACCGGTGAACTATATCGGTTTCTGGATCATGTTGTTCACTATCGGCTTGAGCGCAGTCGGCGGCTTGCTCGCGCCGTTCCTCGCGCCCAAGGTTGCCACGTTCACTCTGCCGGCATTCAAGCCGAACGTCAATCTACCTAACGTGTACGACCTGGGCTTTACCTTCGTTGCCGGCAAGCAATGGCAACCGCTGTGGCCCATGCTCTTCGTCACGATTGCGTGCGGCGCGATTTCCGGCTGGCACTCGCTCATTGGCTCGGTCAACACCTCGCGTCAGTTGGAGTACGAAACCGACGCGTTGCCGGTCGGCGGCGGCGGCATGTTGAGCGAGAACACACTCGGCTTGCTCGCGCTGACGGCAGTCGCGATTACCGGTCTGGCTGGTGTCGGCGCGTTCGCCACTGGCGTCGGTCGCTTGCTCGATGTGATCTTTGGCGGCGGGAGTGGCGCGTTCGTCGCGTACGGTACCGCGCTCGGCTTTGGCGCGTTCATGGTCATCGTGTTGACGGTGGTGCAGTTGATCTTTCGCGTGATGCGTGTGACCTTGACCGAATGGCTCGGCGAAGCGGTCCCTCTGCTCAAGAACCCGCACGTGTCCACCATCATCTCGATGGCGATCGCGTTGTTCCTCTTGCTCACTGGCACGTGGGTGTACTTGTGGCAACTGTTCGGCTCGGCGAACCAGTTGATGGCGGCGCTCGGTCTGCTCATCGTCTCGATCTGGTTGCGCTCGACCGGACGGAATCCGATGTACGCGCTCGTTCCGATGCTGTTCATGTACATCACCACCATGGCGGCGACTATCGTCATCGGGTACAATCAATACGTCAACGTGCTCACCGCGCCGGCATTCGCCGGTCAAATGATCGTGCAAATCGGCGGTTGGACGCAGTTGATCATTTCCGCATTGCTCTTTGTCTGCGCGGCGGTCATTGCCTGGGATGCCTGGATCGCGTGGCAACGCTATTCCAAAGCGCCCAAGGCAGCGGGCGCTCAAGCAGAATAACTCACAACCGAATACAACCGAATAAACGAATCGTCCTCGCGAATTGATCGCGAGGACGATTCTCATTTTCTCAAGTGATGTCTTGCGCCAGTCTTTTCAAATTGGCAAACCAGTTGTTCGCATTGTCCTGGTTGCCGTCTGGCATCAGCCAGTGAACCTCCAGGTTCGGCACGGTGCGATGCACCGACAAGCGCACCAGTTTTCCGCCGGCTTTCGTTGCCAGGTCAATCAGCGGTTGCGCGTCGTGGTTGTCGCCGCCGGAGCGATACGCTTCGAGTCCTTGCGCGGTCAAGGGTACCGGCGTCCAATTTTTTTTCTTGACATCGCGTTCGGTGTGATGCGTCGTCCAACCCTTCGGGTCGAACACTTCGAGTTCAAAGCGCGTGGCGTTGTCCAATTGCGCGCGAAAGATCATCAAGTCGCGTCTGCCGCGCCAACGCGACCACAACCAATGCACAGGCACATCGCGCGGCTCGAAGACGAATAGAACTTCGGCGGTGCGAAACGGCGCGAACGACTTGGTGACCTTGATTTCGGCGACCGAGGAACCCAGCCAGCGCACCGTCGCGCGCTCGCCGACCAACGGCAAGCCGCCGCGCATCCACTTGATCACGCGATCCCCTTTGCGGATGTTCAAATGTGTGCCGATGGCGAACGCTCCTAGAATCACAACTGCGAAAGCGAGCAACAACGTAAATGTGATGTTATCCGGCATAACGAACCCATGTCCTTTCCGCGCGTCAGTGCGGCGATTATAGCACGGCGGATAGAGGGCGTCAATTTTTTGACAAGGCATCTTCACGATGCTATAATGACTATGATAAGGTAGGCGAATCCAC
The sequence above is a segment of the Chloroflexota bacterium genome. Coding sequences within it:
- a CDS encoding STAS domain-containing protein gives rise to the protein MATKISNKQYKRVDLIEVSGRIDSSTAPQLDQALNRVIKDGRFRIVVDLSETDFMSSAGLRALLAALKQVRRFNRGDLRLAGLTTKVKKAFELAGLLDVFQSFDNPVDAVGSF
- a CDS encoding carbon starvation protein A gives rise to the protein MDIRLVVLLLILIPLIVTGAIAASGMAMNTLLIVVLGGVMIYLTYNFYSRRIDREIIQADPKKATPAKLYMDGVDFMPTSRNVLYGYHFKSIAAAGPITGPIVAATFWGWLPSLLWLVLGVTFIGWAADYSAIMLSVRNDGNSLSAITYRLIAPRTRTILFVFIFFYLLLVAGAFMGVMTALMAARPDVPLGLFTLAVMGLLAGQMLYRWKMDLIMVTVITVTLTIAAMALGPLVTGKDAAGKDVQPVVQAVTGLNAAIDGLTNKQPLFVVVDPTRADPRTPAIGADGKRPETVAYDAKNDAIRTLPNYLFWAIFLLAFSYLGTNLPIWRFAQPVNYIGFWIMLFTIGLSAVGGLLAPFLAPKVATFTLPAFKPNVNLPNVYDLGFTFVAGKQWQPLWPMLFVTIACGAISGWHSLIGSVNTSRQLEYETDALPVGGGGMLSENTLGLLALTAVAITGLAGVGAFATGVGRLLDVIFGGGSGAFVAYGTALGFGAFMVIVLTVVQLIFRVMRVTLTEWLGEAVPLLKNPHVSTIISMAIALFLLLTGTWVYLWQLFGSANQLMAALGLLIVSIWLRSTGRNPMYALVPMLFMYITTMAATIVIGYNQYVNVLTAPAFAGQMIVQIGGWTQLIISALLFVCAAVIAWDAWIAWQRYSKAPKAAGAQAE